The Deltaproteobacteria bacterium region GGGTTTTTTTCGGTTTCTATCCGGCCTACAAGGCATCCCTGTTGAATCCGATCGACGCCCTGCGCTATGAATAAGGTGGGAGTAGAGCGCTTGAAAATATCCCTGTGTGGGAATCATGGAGACCGGTGTTTCGGCATGATTTCCGTTCCTGCATTGCCTGAAGACGGAATTTTGCTTTGTTTTCGGCCGCTTCTGTGGACCTCGAAAGGCGGCTGTTTCCCCATGTCATGACTGATCGGCTGATCGGCTTACCTCCCCTCTTCCTGGGGATCATAGGAGCGGCAGTTCATTTTATAACAGCTTCCCACTTGTTTCTTGGCATACTGCTTCATTTCTGAGGCGATTTCCGTTACCTCGCCGTAGTGAGTGAAATGCAGGCCGTTAACGTAGACAACGCCGATTGTGATGGAAAGGAAGGGGAAACGCTTGAGATGACCTTTCCGGTCTTTCGACTGGATAAACCCAGCCTGACGGTCTTCTTCGTCATAAAAGGAGGGAATGATGTGGTCGAAAGCACCGATAAGATCGCGACAGACATCCTCCGCGATTAGGGGTTCCGTAATAAAAATGAAATCATCACCGCCGATATGGCCGACGAAACTCCCCTGTGAATAATTGCCCTTGACGATATTCAAGATAAGACGGCCGGTGATTCTGATTACATCATCTCCGCGACTGAAACCGTACTTGTCGTTGAAAGGCTTGAAATGATCCAAGTCGACATATCCCAAGGTAAAAATGAGCCGGTTATCAATCCGGCTTTGAATCTGGCGGTTAATCGCAATATTCCCCGGCAATCGTGTCAGCGGATTCACTTCGACAACACGTTTTGAACGGAGGACACAGAGCCTGGTTTTTGTCAGGATCTCCTGTTCAATAAACTGGCGCCGAATGTAGTCGTCAGCCTGAATCGATTCCCAGTCCGGTGATGTGTGTTCCTCGTCAAGGATGACCAGAACGGGCACTCCCGCGAACAGCGGGTCTTCCTTTAACGAATTTAACAGGGGAATCGTTTCCGGTTCTTCAAATAAGTCCACGATCATCAGCAGGGGGGTTTCGTTATAAATAAGATCCAACGCGGAATGAAGATGGTCGAAGACGATCACACGGCCCATTTGGACAAGGGTTCGCTTCAGGATGTCCACCGTTGGGGGGAACCCGGAGATAACGAGAATGGTGGGAGATATCATGCTTCCCCTCCGGGAATGGAGATGGATTCATCTATCTGGGTGAGAACGTCTCTGATATCGTCGTCCGACAGTTGCAACATCTGCCAGGCCCCAGGATGAATGGCCGATACAAAGGGGTCTCCGGCAAAACCAATGCCTTTTGCGCGAACAATGCTGTTTGAGACATGAACGATCGCTGTTTCTAAAGGGGCCCGGGTTGAAAGCTGAGGCCGGTGGTGATAGCCGATCGCTTCGACAAGGTTTATGGGGAAGCACCATTTCTGGGATAACCAGAGCCCGACGTCGGCATGGGTGGCCGCCAGAGACTCCTTTTCCGCTTCGAAGAGACTGATATCTTTTCCCTTCGCTTCCGAGAGGGTCTGTTCGTATTCCGAAGGATACTGGAGCATGATGATGACCTTTCCGATATCATGCAGAAGTCCGCAGATGGATACTTCTTCCGGTTCCTTCATCTTCTTTTTCTGGGCAATACACCTTGCCGCAACGGCACAGGCGCAGGAATGCTCCCAGAGGCCGGACATATTTTTCTGCATCAATTCAAATACGGAGATGCCAAGCAAAAGCCCCCGGATTACATTCAAACCCAGCAGCATGATCGCGTGGGCAACGGAAGAGATTCTTCCGGGAAAACCATAGGCGGCGGAATTAACCATCCGGAGAACTTTGATTGCCAGGGCCGGGTCATTGGCTACGAACCGGGAGATCTCGTCCATCGTCAGGCGAGGTTTACCGAGCATGATGGAGATTTGCCTGAGATTGGACGGTACAGTGGGGAGGGCGTTGATCGCTTCGACTCTCGCCCGCATACGTTGCATTTCAAGGCTATCAGCCATAAAGACCCTCGATATGCTCCTTCACGATCTTTTTCAGGACCATCATATGCGGCTGATCCGAGAGGTGTTGAAAGCGTCTGTTCAGTTGTGACAGGGCCTCCTCCTTAGGGATGACCTGTTCGG contains the following coding sequences:
- a CDS encoding diguanylate cyclase — protein: MISPTILVISGFPPTVDILKRTLVQMGRVIVFDHLHSALDLIYNETPLLMIVDLFEEPETIPLLNSLKEDPLFAGVPVLVILDEEHTSPDWESIQADDYIRRQFIEQEILTKTRLCVLRSKRVVEVNPLTRLPGNIAINRQIQSRIDNRLIFTLGYVDLDHFKPFNDKYGFSRGDDVIRITGRLILNIVKGNYSQGSFVGHIGGDDFIFITEPLIAEDVCRDLIGAFDHIIPSFYDEEDRQAGFIQSKDRKGHLKRFPFLSITIGVVYVNGLHFTHYGEVTEIASEMKQYAKKQVGSCYKMNCRSYDPQEEGR
- a CDS encoding HDOD domain-containing protein, with translation MADSLEMQRMRARVEAINALPTVPSNLRQISIMLGKPRLTMDEISRFVANDPALAIKVLRMVNSAAYGFPGRISSVAHAIMLLGLNVIRGLLLGISVFELMQKNMSGLWEHSCACAVAARCIAQKKKMKEPEEVSICGLLHDIGKVIIMLQYPSEYEQTLSEAKGKDISLFEAEKESLAATHADVGLWLSQKWCFPINLVEAIGYHHRPQLSTRAPLETAIVHVSNSIVRAKGIGFAGDPFVSAIHPGAWQMLQLSDDDIRDVLTQIDESISIPGGEA